One genomic segment of Candidatus Nezhaarchaeota archaeon includes these proteins:
- the cobJ gene encoding precorrin-3B C(17)-methyltransferase, translated as MGIGPGSVEDMTLRARQEIERADVVIGYRTYVELIKRVIKKETEIIIGKMGEEVKRAKIAIQKALEGKHVVVVSSGDAGVYGMAGLVIEVAEAMNVKVPIEVVPGVMAATAAAAKLGAPLMDGFVVISLSDLLTPWKEIEKRLIAAAQADMVIVLYNPKSRTRMNPLVKAHEILLKYRSSDTPVGIVRNVGREEEEVVITNLREMLKHHIDMTTTIIIGSSKTRMVDGKMVTSRGYHILRTR; from the coding sequence GTGGGCATAGGACCTGGCTCGGTGGAAGACATGACCTTAAGGGCAAGGCAGGAGATAGAGAGGGCTGACGTGGTAATTGGGTACAGGACTTACGTGGAGCTCATTAAGCGCGTGATTAAGAAGGAGACTGAGATCATCATTGGAAAGATGGGGGAAGAAGTTAAGAGAGCTAAGATAGCCATCCAGAAGGCACTCGAAGGCAAGCATGTAGTGGTCGTGAGCAGTGGTGATGCTGGAGTCTACGGTATGGCTGGTCTAGTAATTGAGGTGGCTGAGGCCATGAACGTAAAAGTGCCAATAGAGGTGGTTCCAGGAGTTATGGCCGCTACAGCTGCTGCAGCAAAGCTCGGTGCTCCATTAATGGATGGTTTCGTGGTAATAAGTCTAAGCGATCTATTAACTCCCTGGAAGGAGATAGAGAAGCGACTCATAGCAGCTGCTCAAGCAGACATGGTGATAGTTCTCTACAACCCTAAAAGCAGAACACGCATGAATCCTCTAGTGAAGGCTCATGAGATTTTGCTTAAGTATAGGAGCTCCGATACCCCTGTAGGAATAGTGAGGAACGTTGGAAGAGAGGAGGAAGAAGTCGTAATTACGAATCTTAGAGAGATGTTGAAGCATCACATCGACATGACCACAACGATAATTATCGGGAGCTCCAAGACTAGGATGGTTGATGGAAAGATGGTAACCTCGAGGGGTTATCATATCCTAAGGACACGTTGA